The following nucleotide sequence is from Pseudomonas sessilinigenes.
GCCGACGTGATCGTCTACCAGATGCCAGCCTGGTGGATGGGCGAGCCCTGGATCGTCAAGAAGTACATTGACGAGGTCTTCACCCAGGGCCATGGCAGCCTGTATGCCAACGATGGCCGGACCCGTTCCGACGCTTCGCAGAAGTACGGCAGTGGCGGCCTGGTCCAGGGCAAGCAGTACATGCTCTCGCTGACCTGGAATGCACCGCAGCAGGCCTTCGACGACCCGAGCGATTTCTTCGAAGGCAAAGGGGTGGACGCGGTCTATTTCCCGTTCCACAAGGCCAACCAGTTCCTGGGCATGAGCCCCCTGCCGACCTTCCTCTGTGTCGATGTGATGAAGTGCCCGGCTGTTGA
It contains:
- a CDS encoding NAD(P)H-dependent oxidoreductase — protein: MKKVLLLNGAKQFAHSDGRYNTTLHETALAVLDRGGLDVKVTHIDQGYDAQEEVAKYLWADVIVYQMPAWWMGEPWIVKKYIDEVFTQGHGSLYANDGRTRSDASQKYGSGGLVQGKQYMLSLTWNAPQQAFDDPSDFFEGKGVDAVYFPFHKANQFLGMSPLPTFLCVDVMKCPAVENDVRRYEQHLRQVFGLEAQSR